ATGAACTGAAAATAAGCAAAACTTCCGTTTCCAACTGCTCCAGGTACGGATATGAAAGTCACACCAGACAATGCCGTACCGATCATTCCAAAAGCAACGATATACCATTTGGAATTTTTATTCGCGATGAAAAAGGTGGCATTGTCTGCAGACTTTTTGGAAGTGACGTGGGCAACGATCACTAATACGCCAAAATAGATCAATAGAAAGCTAAATAAGGTTAGAGGCGCCATTCTTTTCTTTGTTTAACTGATGTATGTTAGGCTTTTATATCTTGAATTTTCTCGATGGCTTTACGGACGCTCCCATATTCTTCCAATAGTTGGTTCGCTTTCTCTTGATTAACTCCGGTTTCTTGCATAATAATTCTAGCGCCTCTGTTAAATAGTTTGTTGTTGGTTAACTGCATATCAACCATTTTGTTGCCTTTTACCCTTCCTAATTTAATCATAATAGAAGTACTCAGCATATTTAGCACTAACTTTTGCGCGGTGCCGGCTTTCATTCTGGTTGAGCCGGTTACGAATTCAGGACCGGTAATAACTTCAATAGGAAACTTGGCTACTTTTGCCACTGGTGTGTTAGCATTACATACTAAGCAAGCTGTTGTAATTCCAGCTTTATTTGCAGCCTCCAGTCCACCTATCACATACGGCGTACTTCCTGACGCGGCGATACCTAATACTACGTCGTTACTATTGATTCTATGTTCTGAAAGGTCTTTCCAAGCCTGCTCTTTATCGTCCTCCGCAAATTCAACCGCTTTTCGTATAGCATGGTCTCCGCCTGCAATGAGTCCCACAATCCAATCAAATGGTACCCCAAAGGTCGGTGGACACTCAGAGGCATCTAATATTCCCAATCTACCACTTGTTCCGGCACCTATATAAAATAATCTGCCGCCTTCTTCCATCTTTGCCGCTGTAATGTTTACCACGGTTTCAATCTGTGGAATGGATTTTTCCACAATAGCGGGAACAGTTTGATCCTCTCTGTTAATGTTAGTAAGTAGTTCCTTAACTGACATTTTTTCCAAATCATTGTAGTTTGATTCTTTTTCAGTTGTATAATCCATCGTATTGTTTAACTGTCAATCTTTATTTTTAAAGAGCTAAAATATGCATTTTTATGCATTTTTATATTTTAAATATAAATAAACATGCATATTAAATCAATAACTCGTCAATCCTTTTGAAATTGTAGCCTTTCTCCATCAGTTTATTGAGGAGATGGGGCAATTTATTATAAAACTTATCCTTTCTCTTCGGCCCGGCGCCGACATGTATAAGCATAATAAATCCATTTAAATCCGTACTACTTTCTTTCTCGTAATGAAATATCGAATTCAGAATTACTTCAGACGAACGATAACTGTTTTCCATTTCGGGGTATGTGTAGTCTGCTGCTGTCAATGTTCCGGGCGTAAAGTTAATTAATTGTAAATGATGTTTTGTTGTCCATTTACTTATTTCACTGTTATACCATTCATAAGGAGGAAGAAAGTAAGCGGCTTTCTGTTTATCTATTCCAAATGCTTGCATTTTTCGATATACTTCATTCAAATCATCACTAAATTCCTTCTCAGTAACCAACAAGCTATCTCGTTTTTTCCAATCGCAATATAGTAAATGTTGGTCGGAGTGCGCACCAATATAATGTCCGTCATTTATTATACGCTCAATAGATGGTTTGTTTTCCCTGTTTGCATATAGCCGACCTGTAAAAAAGAAAGATGCCTTTACCTGATTATCTTTTAATACATCTAAAATGGTTTCTAAACCTTCTGTATACTCATCTCCCGAAAAAATCAATGAAATATTCCTTTCAGTAGTATCACCACGTATAACAGCCCCATAACTGTCGGTTACTTTTTTGCACGAGCCACCTCCGATGACTCGTTTTCTTTAGCTGCGAGTAAATAAACTAATGATGCTGTTCCGTCCATCGTTGGTTCATTCGTACTATAGTCGCCATAATCATCATGATAGACGACAAGTTCAGATTGAAATGAGGCGTATGTGTCAGGCTTATATAGGGTTATTCCAATAAGATTATTGTAAATATTCCCATATACAGGCCCGTCTACCAAACCACCATCAACAGGATAGTTATTCAGTTCTGTAAATGCAGAATGGGGCGCGGTAGGTGTGTCTCCCCATTCTGGCAAGCCATATACCATACTAGTTCCCCAAGGATTACAACCGAAAAGCCAATCAATGTTAGCTTGTTCCAATGCCTTATAGGTGGCATCTTGCGTTAGTTGTCGGTATAAATAACACTGTATTGCAAAAGAAACTGTTAAATTGTTAGAGCACCATATAAATGGTACTCCTCTCAAAAAGGCATTTTTTTCTGCTTTTCGATTTATCTTTTCGATGCCTTCCTTATAGTAATCACTGAACTCTCCACTGGGTTCTGCATTTCCGTTGGCTATTTCGTAATGTCCAAAATTGTGAAAAGGATACCATTGATAATGCCTAGCGGTATCGGCTCCTAACCAGGCTGTGATTTTTTCTTTTCTTCCGTAATCTATCGCTTGTACTAAAAAGTGCCGCTCTTTGGTTAGTTTCCATAGGTTTACAGCACCAAGTTGCATATCATCTTCCCAATTATCCTCTTCATAAAAATACGGTGCCATGTTAGGCGCTGTTTGGCATACCCCAGGTTTGGCTAACCCTAGGTGATATGCCGATAATGCTTTGTCTTTATAGATCATGGCTTCTCCATTATCTATATCTTTATATAACTGGGATGCGAGCGCGAAGGCGCTGGCAAACTTACCGGCAGTAGAGGCAACTCCAGTAGTTCTATTTTTATGTTTACCTAAACCCTGTACTTCTCCGCTAGCGAAATATACGGGGCGAGGTCCACCGGATCCCATCCCATAGTCGGTGGTGTCGTCGGTAGGCAGTCGCATCCCAGCATGATCACGGTCGTCGGCCAGTTGATTAAATAACCAATCTTCACGGGGATGCATTTTCTTTAACCATTTTAATCCCCAGGCAGCTTCGTCTAAGATATCCTCGATTCCGTTTTTTCCCGCTAAACCATTAGCTTGATAACGATCATCGAAAACCGATTTAAAATCTCTATAGGCGGCCAGCAAATGATAGGTAGCGTTGGCGGTGGTGGTGCTGTACTGTAAGTAGTCAGAAGCGTCATGCCATCCGCCTGAAACATCAATGATGGTGCTGTCTGGCATATGGCCGTACATCGTATAACCGTCTTGAGTGTGACAGGAGTCATTTAAGTAAGGGTTAAATCCACTACGTTGCTGCCGCATATAGCGGAGGGCGAAGTCGGCGGTTCCCTTGTATACGTCGTTAGCAATGCGGAATTCGGGAGATCTGATGGCGCCAGTTTTTAAATAGTATTTGCCGGTGTCGGTAAAAGCCGAAAAGTCCAATCTATATGTCTGTTGAAATGGCCCATATTTTCCATAGGGATCGCTCGCTTTCGCCTGATACACTTCCTTATTTGTTCGGGCGTCGACCAAGAAAAAGGAGTCGATGTTTCGCTCCTGAAGGGATCCCCAAACAGCTACTTTTACGCCTTTCGGGTAATAGCCCAGTTGGTTAATACGGATAACCGTTTTGGGTGCTTTATTGTCCTTTATTGTACACGAGGGGATACTAACCATCAAGCATAGGATAAATATTAAAACCGGTTTGAATAATCCTTTGGTTTTCATTAACTAGTATTTTAGACTGACAATTTTACCATCCATTGTACTTACCACCAATTTATTGCGTTTTATCGGTAATAGTGGGTTAATCAGGCAGTTGGATATTTTATATTGCCAAATTACCTTTCCAGATTGCCTACCAACGGCAGATAGTAAACCTGAATGGCTAGGAACCAGTATATTGTTGTTTGATTCTACGATGGCGGTTGGTGCTAATTCATAAGGAAGCCTGAGTGTAGACTGCCAGGCTATTTCCATGTCTGGAGCAGTTGTAGAGATCCCTATAAGCTGCCCGTCCATCGTTTTTGCGTATATCAATAAGCTATCAGTAGAAAGGCCAATTGATTCCCTGACCCTGTAGTCGTCTAATTGTTTTCGCCAAATAAGCTCTCCGTTCTCTGCGTCCAGTGCTGTCATATAGCGATCTGGTGCAACTATAAAGATCCGCCCGTTTGTAGCCACGGGATAACATGCTGCAGGTGATAACATCCGGCTTGTAGCTCCATTATGCCATTCCCATTTTTTTTCTCCGGTGGAAATATCCAAAGCATAAAATTCATTTCCCCAGGTGCCGAAATAGACTATATTGTTGTATACCGTTGGTTTAGCGGAGAGGTAACCTTTTAAACCTTCAAAGGTCCATAAAACATCGCCGTCAGTCACACGTATAGCCCTAAAAGTTCCATCTGACCCGCCAATGTAGGCGATCCCTTTTTCAATTGATGGCGATCCCAGAACCGCTTTCTGCGTCTCTATTTTCCACTTTAACGAACCGCTTTTTAGGTCGATGCCATAAATATAATTGTCGCTTGAGCCAACCACTACCGTATTCTTCCACACGGCCGGCGTTGAATATATTTTGCCTTTGGTTTTAAACTGCCATAATTTTTTGCCACTCTTGGCATTTATAGCGTAGACCTCACCGTTAGTGTTTCCGCTAACAATTTTATTTTTTGCATAAGCCATACCTGCACCAACATCACTTTTATCTTCAAATATCCATGCTTGCTTAACAGCGCTATATTTTCTATTAATCGAATAATCCGGACGCGGGTATCCGTTCGGCGACTGATCAAAATGGTGATTGTGCAATTTAACGCTATGCCAAGGTTTGTGTGTTATACTGTCTGGGGTTCGTTCCTGACATGTAGCTTCTTCTGAGGAAATCGTCACGATATTATAGCCTCCGGTTTCCTGCTCAGCTCGCAGGTTTGAACGACCCATAACGCCGGGTATACCCTCAAAATCATAGCTTTCGTTAATATGACCATGTCCACATAACATTAAGCGTATATCGTGCTTTTTTAATCGATCAATGGATTCGTACCAATTGTTTAAGGAAGAATCCTGTGGGTAGTGATTTACATAAATTAAGGGCAATTCCGGATCAATTGCGAGTATAGAATCCATCCATACCAAGTTTTCTCTTGGTATTTGACCAGGCCCCATACGCATGTTGGGTCCGGAGTTTGTCCCTGCAAAACGATAGCCATCATGGATGAAATAAAATGTTTCATCACCAAAAATTTTTCGAAAGCTATTTCCCCCGCTTTCAGACCAGTTCGTGTCGTGATTGCCGGGCACTAGGTAATAGGGGTTGTGTAAACTATCGAGTATTTGTTTGGCTAAGGTCAGCTCTTCATCGGAACCAAATTCGGTGATATCTCCGGAGATGATAATAAACTGAATTTCATTGTTCTGGTTGATGTCTTTTATCGTTCTTCTTAAATCTTCCGCACCTGTTTTGCTGCCAATATGAGTGTCGGTTACATGAGCAAACTTAAAATGTTGCGCATGGGATGTTAAAAACGGAAATAAAAGGATAAGTATGCTGTTTAGTATTTTCATCTGAGGTAGTGTTTATTGGAAATCTGTGTACAGAAGATATTTCTTACGCATATTTCTATAATCACGAAGTTCGTCTTGCCAGGTGTCCGCAATTTGCTCTTCCGTCATCCCAGCTTTTATCTGTTTGATGAGTTGGTCGTTACCGGCAAGTTTGTTAAAAAATTCGGGACGGGAAAAGAACTTGTCGGCAAAACCTGCTTTTTTTGATTTATTGTAAAAGTCAATCAGGTATTTTAAGGTAAATGTAGCATCAACGGCGTCTTCTTCTCTCAGATCTATGCCATAGCAGGTTTTTCCCTGCTGCTCAACGTGCGCACTCATTCCGGGTTTTGATCCTGGATTAAACGTGAAATCACCAAACTCAGGGTCCGGGTAACCCAACACCTGAAAAGGCCAGTCTGTCCCCCTGCCCACATTGATGTCTGTTCCTTCAAATAAACATAGCGACATATACAGGCGTACAGATAAATAGTTAGGTAGGCTAGGGGATGGGACTACTGGTAATTCATATTTGGTATTATGATCCCAATTTTTAACAGGAATGACCGTTAAATCACATTGTTTGCCATCTTCCAGCCAGCCCTCACCATTAATCATTTGGGCTAATTCTCCCACGGTTAAACCATGTATCATGGCTATTTTATGATAACTTACATTGGATTTGAATTTATCATCTTTTCTCACGGGACCGTTCACTTGGTCGCCATTTGGATTAGGTCTGTCTAGTACTATCAGTTTTTTATTTTGATTAACACATAACTGCATCACGCGATGCATGGACGTGATATAGGTATAAAAGCGGGCACCAACGTCTTGTAGGTCAAAAATCATAACATCGATAGATGCAACGATAGAGTCGGCCTTTTCATTTTTTCCGTATAAACTGTGCAGAGGCAATCCGGTTTTTTCATCCAAATCATTTGCCACTTTTTCGCCACGTTCTATGCTGCCCCGAAAACCATGTTCAGGGGCAAAAGCGAATTGCAGGTCAACGTTATTTGCTAATAAAACATCAACCAGATGCTTTTCGTCAGGACCTACAATGGAGGTTTGATTACCCATTAACCCTACTTTTTTCCCCTCAAGCAGGGGAAGGTAAGCCGCTGTCTGGTCGGCCCCCGTAAGTATGGTAGCATTGGTTTCTGATGAGGTGCTTTTTAACTTTTTGTTTTCTTTATCGGCATTATTTGAGGCACCCTGGGTACAGGCGGTATGGAAACAAATAACTGCTAAAACGAAAAATCTGAAATACTTTTTATTTATCATAATAATGCGCTTGTCGTCAAAAAAGAATTTTTGGCAAACATCGATAAATGTTATTTATATGCTGCTTACAGCAATAGCATTTAAATAACATTTATCGATGTTTGCCACTGGAATTTATTTTATTGTAGATGAAAATATAAGTTTATTTTGTCTTTTGCCAAAGGATTTTTATGTTAAATAATTTTTGATCTGTTTATTACCATCCTGGATTTTGTACTAATTCCGAACCATTTTCACGGTAAAGTGTAATTTGATCAATTGGTAGTGGATCCAGGTAATATTTGTCATTGTCAAATAGGCGTTGTGACTCTGCCCGGTAAGCTGGAACAATATAGCCCTCATTACCTGTTCTATCCAGCATCAGGTCATTTAGTGGTTCGGAATAGTCGGACTTATTTATCCATGCACCCATGTTCATGGTCTCATTCCCTCTGGTATCCACATACTCTAGCTTTTTCCAGCGGCGCAAATCATTATATCGCTGTCCTTCAAACATGAGTTCTATGCGACGTTCTCTCCTTATTTCCCAAATGATACCGGGCACTGTTGGGTCTCGTTCGGGATCGTCATAAACCGCACCATTTACCATGGCCTGATTACCCGAAACCTCCAGGGGCGGCATTTCACTACCGCCCCGGGCACGCAATACGTTGATCGATTTGTCGAGGTCCTCCTGAGTTAGATTACCCAATTCTGCAGCTGCCTCAGCGTAGTTGATCAGCACTTCACCATAACGCATCACCGGTGCGTCGGTGATGTTCAGGGAGCCGCTCCCTTCCGGCAGTGTTGCCAGCCCATCATTTAAGAATTTGTGTGACATATAGGCGCTGGATGAGTAGGGGGCGTGGACGCCCTGAACGTTCAGCGTAGAACGAAGGGTGGCCGTCATACGGGGGTCGCGGTTAGCGAGTATCTGCTCAATGCTTCGATCGCCCTGATAACGGGGAGACAGTTCGATGGGCAAACCATCATCACATAGGTAACTTTCAACTGCATTGCGGGAGATACCTGTTTGCGATTCGCGGTTGTTATACGACATGTGAGAGTGCGTTAGAATGCCCGCCTCATACTGTCTGAAAAGTATAATTTCGGCATTGCCGGAAAGGTCGGTCGACGTAAAGACCTCCCTATAGTCTGCATGTAGATTGTATCTTCCGGAACTGATGAGCTCATCGGCTGCCCATTTTGCTGCTTCAAGGTAAGTGGCAGCGCGTTCCTGATCGATATCGTGGTATTTTAACCAGGTACCTTCAAAAAGGAATACCTTTGACATATAAGCTAATACGACGTCTTTGTTAACGGATAGTTTTGCTGTTCCATCGCTAATTCTGACATGTTCTGCGGCAAACTGAAAATCTTCCAGTACGCGATCCATGACTCCCGTACGTGGATCCCGTGGCCGATAGAGTTCAGGATCATCTTCTTCCAATTCCTGATCGTACCAGGGCACATCTCCATAAGCATTCACCAGATCGGCATAGGCCATTCCCCGGAAAAAACGTGCTATGCCCGTCCAATGTTGAATGGCTTCTTCTTCCATGGGAACTTGAGGGATACGACTGATATAAATATTCGCCCTTCTAACCGATTCAAAATTCCAATTGGCGTCGTCGTTCGTGGGAACATTGAGCGGAAACTGTGCTGGCGCCGTTGGCGCAAAATCATCAATCATATCCTGACTTCCGAACCAAAAAGGTCCCCAACCATACCCGGCGCCATAGCCCATAAAAAACTCCCGATAAAAGCGATAGGAGAACGTTTCTACATTGCCTTCATTGCTCCAGAAATTATCATCGGTCATACTATCCAAAGGCTCGCGTTCCAGAAAATCTTTTTTACAATTGCTGAAGGTTAAGATACCGATCAGTAAAACCCATTTATATATGTACTTTTTCATGATTTCGTCAATTTATAGCGTTGCTTGTATACCAAATGAAAATGTTCTGCGGTAAGGATAGACCCGTCCGAAGGTATTGGGGTCATTTTCGCCGAGATCCGTATAATCCACCTCGGGATCAATGGGAACATCGAGGTTATCAAATTCAAACAGGTTCTCTCCGCTAAAGAAAACCCTTACCCTTTGCATCTTGATTTTATCTGTCAAGTGTTCCGGTAGTGTATAACCGAATGTGAGATTCTTCAGTCGCAAATAAGACATGTCTAATAAATATCTCGTTTGTGGCATCATGTTTCTTACCCCGTTGCTTTGATTATGCATGGTTGGCCGGGGATAAAAGGCATTAGGGTTATCTTCGGTCCAGTAATCCATTTGGTGTTCAAACCATGCCTCTTCGTTTCGGAAGCCGGGAACGAACATGCTACCAGACGCCCAAAGGTCGCGTTTTGCTACGCCTTGCAAAAAGAACCCTAGGTCAAAACCCTTATAAGCAAAATCCATACGTAAACCATAGAAATAGCGCGGTGTGGTATTCCCGATAACCCGTCGATCGCCCGGGTTTTCTGCCGTTCCATCACCCACATCGATTACGCCATCTCCGTTGAGGTCGCGGTATTTCACGTCACCCGGACCATAAAAGAAGTTTCCCGCCTCATAAAAACTTTGATCGGCTATTCCCGGAACGAGGATATAGCGGCCATTATCGGTAGTAATCAGGTTTCCGTTGGCATCCTGTTGAAAATCGTCACGGGTAAAGAAACGATCGGTTTCATAGCCCCATATCTCGCCTAGCACTTTGCCTTGATAATGACTGTCTGAGGTACCTGTGGTACTGATATTCGAGATATCCTCATATTTTGTGATCTTTTCGGTGAAATCGCTCAACTGACCACGCACGCTGATATTCAGTCCATTATTAAAGGCGTGTTGATAGCCGAGTTCCAGTTCCCAACCATTGGTTTGCATTTCACCGAAATTTCGTACTGGCGATTGGGCTCCGAAACTGTTTGGAAGCGTTATGCCCGGCGACAACATGTTACTAATCGTTCTTCTATAGCGATTAAATACGAGGTTTAACTTATCGTCAAAGAAGTTAGCATCCAGACCGATCTCTTTTGTTGTAAGCGTTTCCCAGGTTAAGGTACTTGATACCGGGACAGGGCTGTCAATTGTTGGTACAAAGGCGTCGCCGATCAGCCATTGTCCGTTAACATTTGAAGTCGGCGTCATGGGCATGGTCGATAGGAATCGATTGAGGCCTACTTCCTGCTGACCAACACTTCCATAGGAAGCACGTATTTTAAAGAAACTGAGGTAAGGTTTAGCAAAATCCATGAAGGCTTCTTCAGACAGTACATAACCCGCAGATGCGGAAGGGAAGAAGCCCCAGTTGTCATTCATCGGGAAGCGGGAAGAACCATCATAACGCCCGATCAACTCCAGTAAATATTTGTTTTTATAATCGTAGTTAATCCGCGCAAAGTAGCCTAAGGTAGACCATTGCCTGGCTTCGCTATTGACGGTTTGCTGTCCGGTTGCCAGTGGTAGTTCCGGCATTTCCGAGTCCATAAGGCCCAAGCGTTGTGCCGTTTGACCGCCCATACGGAATGTTTCCATATTGAGACCGCCGGTCAGTTTCATGTGATGATCTTGAATGGACTTATCATACGTAGCATACGCATTTACCACGTGTCTATTCTCTTTCCTGTTGGTAAATGCTACGCGGTTATGTGCATCCGAGGTGAAAGTCCGGTAGGTTAGTCCGCCGCCATCCCAAAAATCCAGACCGGAAACCCATCCACCATTGATATGATCCTGTTGATTGAAGGCGGTAAAGCTATAGTCGGCATCCAGGGTAAGTCCGGGTAATAAATTAAGCTTAGCGCCTAACGTTATTCTCGTCATATCATTTTTAAAAGTATTCATTTGTGCCTGTTCCACTTCCGTAATGGAATTACGCAAGGGTTCACCGTCGATGGTACCATAAGGGAAAGTTTTTGGCCAACGATAGAGATAAAACCAGGGGTCGTAAATATCGCCGCCAAACGAATATGGTTGGTTATAATTTGTATTGGAATAGAGCACTTTGGTAAACACGTCCAGGTATTTGTTTACGGAAGCGTTCAGTCCTAAGTTTAAATTGTAACGTTCAAATTTATCGGGATTGACTTTTAATACACCGCCTTCATTTAAATAACCCAAGCCTAAATTGTAGTTGATATTTTCGCTTCCGCCGCTGAAACCAAGATTGTGATTTTGCTGCGGCGTGCTGTTGCGCATATACATTTCCGGGGCATCCCATGGGCGGTAAAAATAGAGTCCGCCGCCCCGCATCTCCCAGTCACGTCCTTCCACCATCTCCATTCCGAGATTTTGGCCACCATATAAAGATTCCCATTCCCGCATACGTTCAATGGCAATATCATCAATGCGCGTACCAACTACCGATACAAATTCCTGTGAAGGGTTTTCTCTTCTTGCAGCAGCTAGCTGAGCGCTTGCGCCTTCAGCTGCAGGAGCGATATTCGGTGTTTTTGTTGGTTTCTGCCAGGCCAGGTTATTGCTGTATTCAACGCGTGTGGGAGTATTTCGCTTACCTGATTTTGTCGTAATCAAAATAACACCAAAGGCTGCCCGGGTACCATAAATCGCAGCGGCAGCATCTTTTACGACAGACATGCTTTCGATGTCATTTGGATTAACCATATTGAGGCTGGGTACTTCCACATTATCTACCAGAATTAAAGGGGCGGCTCCTGCGTCGCCGGCATTGAGTGATCCGGTTACGCCACGTAACCGGATCGTGGGATTCTGCCCTAAGGCACCGCTGGGAGTGGAGATATTCAATCCGGCAACGGCACCTTGAAGTCCGCGGGCAACGTCAGTGATCGGGCGTGTTTGCAGTGTCTTTTCTACATCAACAGTGGATACCGCACCCGTTAATGACGTCCTTTTCTGCGTTCCAAACCCCACCACCACTACTTCTTCTAACGCTCGTTGATCGTCGTCTAAGGAAATGTTAATAAGATCTTCGCTATCGGTAACGATAACCTCTCTACTTTCAGATCCAACGAAGGTGAAAATCAACGTCTGGCCAACATCCGCGCGGATGTTATAATTTCCCTGTGCATCTGTCCCAACTCCTTGATTGGTTTCTTTAACCTTTACCGAAACACCCGGTAAAGGCGATTGATCTTTGGCAGAGCTTACCCTACCGGTAATTGTTTTTTCCTGGGCCAGTACATGGACTGCCACAAATAAAAATCCCATAAAAAACAGGAGTAGTCTTTTCTTCATTGTAGATTGATTTTAAGGGGTGATATGTAGGATTAATTAAGTTCATCTTCGTGCCATATATTTAAAGCTAAGTCGCTTTTGTTCTCGAAAAATCCCGATCAGCTTAATACACAAGTCGCCTTAAAAATGCGTAGGTCTTTTTATTGGTTATCGCTGTACAATAATAAGTAATCTACTTTGATTATGCAAGTTTGTGCATTTTTACTTTTTAAAAACTAAGTAAATATGCATTTAAATGGCTATTTTAATGCAATTTTATGCATTATGTATTATGTTTGTGTTAAAAATAGATTGTTTTATTAATTCGCTTTATATTTTAAACTAATAAGCTGTTTCTTGTGGCTTTTTACCTATTAACTCCTAACCAACAGGCCCCATATATCTGCGTGGTATCAGGGTATGTCTTACTTTTAATCAGCATTTTCCCGATAAACCCTGATAGATCCCGATATAATCGGCGATTTTGGTCAGAAGTTAATTTGTGTTTGTTTACTATGGTTTTATACTATTGCATTGCCCAACTATAAGTGAAGGGATGAATGTTGATAAAAAAAATTATATTTACGATTCATATTAATTTTAACTGGGATATGCTAAAAGAAGAAAGGCAGGCATTTATTATACATGAAGTTAATCTGCATAATAAAGTATTGTCATCAGATCTGAGTGTTCAGCTTAATGTATCGGAAGACACAATACGTAGAGATTTGAATGAACTGGCTGAAAGTGGGAAAGTGCTGAAAGTCTATGGAGGAGCTTTGTCAAAATCGTTTCAGTATCCATTTCAGGACAACGAGGTTTACGCGCGAGAATCCAAAAAGAGCATAGCGCAAAAGGCTATAACACTTATACAGGATGGTATGGCAGTGTTATTGGGAGGTGGTACTACCATGTTAGAACTTGCACGAATGGTGCCAGAAAAAATGCAGTGTACTTTTTTTACAATCAGCCCGCTTGTAGCGCTCGAATTAGCAGAACGATCTGAAGACGATGTGATCTTAATAGGAGGTAAGTTAGCAAGAAGCACAAATGTAACAATCGGTTCGCAGGTAATCAATCAACTTTCCGAAATCAGAGTGGATTTATGTTTATTGGGTACCAATAGTCTTTCTGTAGAAGATGGCGTAACTGATTCTGATTGGGAAGTGGTACAGATAAAAAAAGCGATGCTAAGATGCTCTCAGAAAACAGGTATTCTCAGTATAGCCGAAAAGTTAAATTCGGTACAAAAAATGAAAGTCTGTAATGTAAATGCGATTGACTATCTAGTGACTGATCTCGATCCCTTACATGATAGTTTGGCTAGATTTTCTCAGGTCGTAAAGATTATATAACCTAATAGTAACCCGAAAGCGTTAAAAATTGTTAAGAGTTTACGTTTTTATAAGGTTTCTTATTTCATTTTAATGTTAAATCGTATTTTTATAACATGAATATGTCAATGCAAAGTTTTTATTTATTTTGCTGTTTGAACATACGGTTGTAATTGTTTAATATTGTTGAAACAGACCAACCAAAAGAGATTTTTATTTACGACTTGTAACAGTGAAAAATCTTCGTATCGAGCTTCATCTAATGATGGGCCTAG
This Olivibacter sp. SDN3 DNA region includes the following protein-coding sequences:
- the murQ gene encoding N-acetylmuramic acid 6-phosphate etherase, giving the protein MDYTTEKESNYNDLEKMSVKELLTNINREDQTVPAIVEKSIPQIETVVNITAAKMEEGGRLFYIGAGTSGRLGILDASECPPTFGVPFDWIVGLIAGGDHAIRKAVEFAEDDKEQAWKDLSEHRINSNDVVLGIAASGSTPYVIGGLEAANKAGITTACLVCNANTPVAKVAKFPIEVITGPEFVTGSTRMKAGTAQKLVLNMLSTSIMIKLGRVKGNKMVDMQLTNNKLFNRGARIIMQETGVNQEKANQLLEEYGSVRKAIEKIQDIKA
- a CDS encoding polysaccharide deacetylase family protein; its protein translation is MIFSGDEYTEGLETILDVLKDNQVKASFFFTGRLYANRENKPSIERIINDGHYIGAHSDQHLLYCDWKKRDSLLVTEKEFSDDLNEVYRKMQAFGIDKQKAAYFLPPYEWYNSEISKWTTKHHLQLINFTPGTLTAADYTYPEMENSYRSSEVILNSIFHYEKESSTDLNGFIMLIHVGAGPKRKDKFYNKLPHLLNKLMEKGYNFKRIDELLI
- a CDS encoding glycoside hydrolase family 9 protein, with the protein product MKTKGLFKPVLIFILCLMVSIPSCTIKDNKAPKTVIRINQLGYYPKGVKVAVWGSLQERNIDSFFLVDARTNKEVYQAKASDPYGKYGPFQQTYRLDFSAFTDTGKYYLKTGAIRSPEFRIANDVYKGTADFALRYMRQQRSGFNPYLNDSCHTQDGYTMYGHMPDSTIIDVSGGWHDASDYLQYSTTTANATYHLLAAYRDFKSVFDDRYQANGLAGKNGIEDILDEAAWGLKWLKKMHPREDWLFNQLADDRDHAGMRLPTDDTTDYGMGSGGPRPVYFASGEVQGLGKHKNRTTGVASTAGKFASAFALASQLYKDIDNGEAMIYKDKALSAYHLGLAKPGVCQTAPNMAPYFYEEDNWEDDMQLGAVNLWKLTKERHFLVQAIDYGRKEKITAWLGADTARHYQWYPFHNFGHYEIANGNAEPSGEFSDYYKEGIEKINRKAEKNAFLRGVPFIWCSNNLTVSFAIQCYLYRQLTQDATYKALEQANIDWLFGCNPWGTSMVYGLPEWGDTPTAPHSAFTELNNYPVDGGLVDGPVYGNIYNNLIGITLYKPDTYASFQSELVVYHDDYGDYSTNEPTMDGTASLVYLLAAKENESSEVARAKK
- a CDS encoding PQQ-binding-like beta-propeller repeat protein, producing MKILNSILILLFPFLTSHAQHFKFAHVTDTHIGSKTGAEDLRRTIKDINQNNEIQFIIISGDITEFGSDEELTLAKQILDSLHNPYYLVPGNHDTNWSESGGNSFRKIFGDETFYFIHDGYRFAGTNSGPNMRMGPGQIPRENLVWMDSILAIDPELPLIYVNHYPQDSSLNNWYESIDRLKKHDIRLMLCGHGHINESYDFEGIPGVMGRSNLRAEQETGGYNIVTISSEEATCQERTPDSITHKPWHSVKLHNHHFDQSPNGYPRPDYSINRKYSAVKQAWIFEDKSDVGAGMAYAKNKIVSGNTNGEVYAINAKSGKKLWQFKTKGKIYSTPAVWKNTVVVGSSDNYIYGIDLKSGSLKWKIETQKAVLGSPSIEKGIAYIGGSDGTFRAIRVTDGDVLWTFEGLKGYLSAKPTVYNNIVYFGTWGNEFYALDISTGEKKWEWHNGATSRMLSPAACYPVATNGRIFIVAPDRYMTALDAENGELIWRKQLDDYRVRESIGLSTDSLLIYAKTMDGQLIGISTTAPDMEIAWQSTLRLPYELAPTAIVESNNNILVPSHSGLLSAVGRQSGKVIWQYKISNCLINPLLPIKRNKLVVSTMDGKIVSLKY
- a CDS encoding exo-beta-N-acetylmuramidase NamZ domain-containing protein, which encodes MINKKYFRFFVLAVICFHTACTQGASNNADKENKKLKSTSSETNATILTGADQTAAYLPLLEGKKVGLMGNQTSIVGPDEKHLVDVLLANNVDLQFAFAPEHGFRGSIERGEKVANDLDEKTGLPLHSLYGKNEKADSIVASIDVMIFDLQDVGARFYTYITSMHRVMQLCVNQNKKLIVLDRPNPNGDQVNGPVRKDDKFKSNVSYHKIAMIHGLTVGELAQMINGEGWLEDGKQCDLTVIPVKNWDHNTKYELPVVPSPSLPNYLSVRLYMSLCLFEGTDINVGRGTDWPFQVLGYPDPEFGDFTFNPGSKPGMSAHVEQQGKTCYGIDLREEDAVDATFTLKYLIDFYNKSKKAGFADKFFSRPEFFNKLAGNDQLIKQIKAGMTEEQIADTWQDELRDYRNMRKKYLLYTDFQ